A single Kribbella aluminosa DNA region contains:
- a CDS encoding GGDEF domain-containing protein translates to MWTFAAVLLLPPPLAFALIVSTYLHSWLRLNRVRAYRLVFTTATVVLGSAAAALVLQALSPDGYPGFPSGPLGLIVLVLAGLAYWFVNYGLVIGAVLLSSPETTARQMVGRLNDHFVGLGSLGLGAATTVVLLHQPWAIPILLAPLLGLHQGLLAGQFQTAARTDAKTGLVNAVFWHEMAGKELERATSTNSALSVLYVDLDHFKPINDTHGHDAGDQVLQEVAAELQRATRADDIVGRLGGEEFAVLLPSTNPSDAAEIAERVRRRIASLCITVPGKNGQSAVIDNLTCSVGVATFPDAADTLQLLVKAADKAQYAAKDAGRNQVVVAPIAAPPHPAASPGGPGTVGRRQGRPGVHCDCGVDEHHCHGVARRGNTGPEEGQPNRAESLSSSADSLRAEADVRADIGNLSSPDPG, encoded by the coding sequence ATGTGGACCTTCGCCGCGGTGCTGTTGTTGCCGCCTCCACTGGCGTTCGCGCTAATCGTGTCGACCTACCTGCACTCATGGCTGCGGCTGAACCGGGTCCGGGCCTACCGACTCGTGTTCACCACCGCCACCGTCGTCCTCGGCTCGGCGGCCGCGGCGCTGGTACTGCAGGCGCTGTCGCCCGATGGCTACCCTGGCTTTCCCTCAGGCCCGCTCGGGCTGATCGTGCTCGTGCTGGCCGGGCTGGCGTACTGGTTCGTCAACTACGGCCTGGTCATCGGCGCGGTCCTGCTGTCCAGCCCAGAAACCACCGCCCGCCAGATGGTCGGCCGGCTCAACGACCACTTCGTCGGCCTCGGCTCGCTCGGCCTCGGCGCGGCAACCACGGTCGTGCTGCTGCATCAACCTTGGGCGATCCCCATCCTGCTCGCCCCTCTGCTCGGCCTGCACCAAGGGCTGCTGGCCGGCCAGTTCCAGACCGCCGCCCGCACCGACGCCAAGACCGGGCTGGTTAACGCGGTGTTCTGGCACGAAATGGCCGGAAAAGAACTCGAGCGGGCCACCAGCACCAACTCAGCGCTCAGCGTGCTCTACGTCGACCTGGACCACTTCAAACCGATCAACGACACCCACGGCCACGACGCCGGCGACCAGGTCCTGCAAGAAGTCGCCGCCGAGCTGCAGCGGGCCACCCGTGCCGACGACATCGTCGGGCGCCTCGGCGGCGAAGAGTTCGCCGTCCTGCTACCCAGCACGAACCCGTCCGATGCCGCCGAAATCGCCGAGCGCGTCCGCCGCCGCATCGCGAGCCTGTGTATCACTGTCCCTGGCAAGAATGGTCAGAGTGCGGTGATCGACAATCTGACCTGCTCGGTCGGTGTTGCGACGTTCCCCGACGCCGCGGATACCTTGCAGCTGCTGGTGAAGGCGGCCGACAAGGCGCAGTACGCCGCAAAGGATGCCGGCCGAAACCAGGTCGTCGTCGCCCCCATCGCCGCGCCACCGCATCCCGCCGCTTCCCCGGGAGGACCAGGCACTGTTGGTCGTCGACAAGGTCGACCAGGTGTTCATTGTGACTGCGGCGTCGACGAACACCACTGCCATGGTGTAGCGCGGCGTGGAAACACAGGACCTGAAGAAGGCCAGCCCAATCGTGCCGAGAGCCTCTCGTCTTCAGCGGACAGTCTCCGTGCCGAGGCGGACGTCCGTGCGGATATCGGCAACTTGTCATCACCCGACCCTGGGTAG
- a CDS encoding metal-sensitive transcriptional regulator, producing the protein MMAEPKTEQTRQFLAPEAADDALVRLAKISGQVQGVSRMIRDDRYCVDVLNQIASVQKALDGVSRTVMRNYLEQCVTDAVKSDDPLIYDELMKVLFRHR; encoded by the coding sequence ATGATGGCTGAACCCAAGACCGAACAGACGCGGCAGTTCCTCGCCCCGGAGGCCGCAGACGATGCGCTCGTGCGCCTGGCCAAGATCAGCGGACAGGTGCAGGGCGTGTCCCGGATGATCCGGGACGACCGGTACTGCGTCGATGTTCTCAACCAGATCGCATCGGTGCAGAAGGCCCTGGACGGCGTGTCCCGGACGGTGATGCGCAACTACCTGGAGCAATGCGTCACCGACGCCGTCAAGAGCGACGACCCGCTCATCTACGACGAACTGATGAAGGTGCTGTTCCGGCACCGCTGA
- a CDS encoding anti-sigma factor family protein, translating into MTCRETIAIGAYVLGALDAAERLQTERHLRDCASCREALLQFAHLPGLLHTLTLEDVTSTAADPDPDLVVDSRLEDGIGPSRELGPDLGWLTAAMQRDRPDPLPASPAPAEVSVSSAATSRRAVFRRRVRLAAATATVIVLAGGFVARQVLTDQAPRATNSIAWSATDGAYGIDTTAQLTSRPWGTDIRLRLKDLRGGLRCKLVVYTRNGASETTGWWATSGVQQAEVPASTSFPLADIDRIEVVTADNTVLTTLTESTR; encoded by the coding sequence ATGACGTGTCGGGAGACCATCGCGATCGGCGCCTACGTGCTCGGAGCGCTCGACGCCGCCGAACGCCTCCAGACCGAGCGCCACCTCCGCGACTGCGCAAGCTGCCGCGAGGCCCTCCTGCAGTTCGCCCACCTGCCCGGACTGCTGCACACCCTGACACTCGAAGACGTCACGTCCACGGCAGCCGACCCCGACCCCGATCTCGTGGTCGACTCCCGCCTCGAGGATGGCATTGGCCCTAGTCGTGAGCTCGGCCCCGACCTTGGCTGGCTGACCGCAGCCATGCAGCGCGATCGTCCGGATCCGTTGCCCGCTTCGCCTGCGCCGGCTGAGGTCTCGGTCAGCTCGGCTGCCACATCGCGGCGGGCTGTCTTTCGCAGGCGGGTGCGGCTCGCAGCGGCCACGGCTACCGTCATAGTCCTCGCGGGCGGCTTCGTCGCCCGTCAGGTCCTGACCGACCAAGCGCCACGGGCAACCAACAGCATCGCCTGGTCAGCCACGGACGGCGCCTACGGGATCGACACGACGGCACAGCTGACCAGCCGGCCCTGGGGCACGGACATCCGGCTGCGCCTGAAGGATCTCCGCGGCGGGCTGAGGTGCAAACTGGTGGTGTACACCCGCAACGGTGCATCAGAGACGACCGGCTGGTGGGCAACCAGCGGCGTCCAACAAGCAGAAGTGCCGGCCAGTACGTCGTTTCCGCTGGCCGACATCGACCGGATCGAGGTCGTCACGGCCGACAACACGGTACTTACCACCCTCACCGAGTCGACGCGATGA
- the lgt gene encoding prolipoprotein diacylglyceryl transferase, translating to MIPAYLPSPPSPHLPGPLMIRWYAIMVILGIVAAVVIGQRRWSARGGAQGAVLDVIMVAVPFGIVGGRLYHVITSWQLYFAPGKNPVEALYVWQGGLALWGAIAGGALGAWIAARRRGIDFAAFADALAPGILVGQAIGRIGCWFNQELYGRPTTLPWGLEIDPANRPAATPDAATYHPTFAYEALWDLGAAGVVIWAQRRFGLDRGRVFALYVAAYTAGRGWIETLRVDPANHILDVRLNVWTSLLLFLAAVAFLVLRRPSRVTASPEPALPSATTPGADGRAATPEEDRASTQPAPTAESADPAEAPAASARST from the coding sequence ATGATCCCGGCCTACCTGCCGAGCCCGCCCAGTCCGCATCTGCCGGGCCCGTTGATGATCCGCTGGTACGCGATCATGGTGATACTCGGCATCGTCGCCGCGGTGGTGATCGGCCAGCGCCGCTGGAGCGCCCGCGGCGGCGCGCAGGGCGCCGTGCTCGACGTGATCATGGTCGCCGTACCGTTCGGCATCGTCGGCGGCCGCCTCTATCACGTGATCACCAGCTGGCAGCTGTATTTCGCGCCCGGCAAGAACCCCGTCGAGGCCCTGTATGTGTGGCAGGGCGGGCTCGCGCTGTGGGGGGCCATCGCGGGTGGGGCGCTGGGTGCCTGGATCGCGGCGCGCCGCCGCGGCATCGACTTCGCGGCCTTCGCCGACGCTCTGGCTCCGGGCATTCTGGTCGGGCAGGCGATCGGGCGGATCGGCTGCTGGTTCAACCAGGAGCTGTACGGGCGGCCCACCACGCTGCCGTGGGGACTGGAGATCGACCCGGCCAACCGGCCCGCGGCCACCCCGGACGCCGCGACCTACCACCCGACCTTCGCCTACGAGGCGCTGTGGGACCTGGGCGCGGCCGGCGTCGTGATCTGGGCTCAGCGGCGCTTCGGTCTCGACCGGGGCCGGGTCTTCGCCCTGTACGTCGCCGCCTACACCGCCGGGCGCGGCTGGATCGAGACCCTGCGCGTCGATCCCGCCAACCACATCCTCGACGTCCGGTTGAACGTATGGACCAGTCTGCTGCTGTTCCTCGCCGCCGTCGCCTTCCTCGTCCTGCGCCGCCCAAGTCGCGTGACGGCGTCCCCCGAGCCTGCCCTGCCATCGGCGACAACCCCCGGTGCCGATGGCAGGGCAGCAACGCCTGAAGAGGACCGCGCCTCTACCCAGCCAGCCCCAACGGCGGAGAGCGCCGATCCCGCCGAAGCGCCGGCCGCCAGCGCGAGGAGTACGTGA
- a CDS encoding integrase, whose product MTVAHNHAPALDHERPVEDTVVLGARTIRSGTDPATLSLFDDKIWHLKPAHPDAHLRVPPLHWERYPTPMVAAFKAFFLAALNHPYPPGPGSQRPGERVSVGTLPYWFYDLRVFATWMIDHGISQICEATDRDLDLYRAHVHALARQAGRKADLLQVVRTFWLFGEHLPADAQLRTGYPWNGTATKDLVPGTSTGFENKTPRIAADTMETLLAWALRMAEVLGPDILAARLEQRSLDNGDHPSQADYTGTLGRRLPILLDRLRADGACLPGKPGGGINFGAVLRMVAIPEDKRGGITPSQKRMLEQSGIPVADDTYLGCVTGTIDGRPWRSRPITVAELPTLVRLLYAACFTVVCYLSGLRPGEALNLTRGCRDRDPDTGELLIIGRRGKGFDRNPLAPDDKPDSRPWVVVEPVHAAIGILESLDTQRYLFPASAHSAHAARPNEHNARSTAMIARDIEDFVAWVNATFHHGDSAPPIPPDPTKHLHATRFRRTLAYLIVRRPRGLIAAALQYGHVSTKITTNYAGRSDTSWTNDLAVARLEMVLEQIDDDTFRLAAGEHISGPSADHYRDRVHHGTRFAGRVITGVRNAERILAQLDPNIHHGDGMTCVWRPETAACRQAKLDVGLPAGDQPDETDCRSHCANLAFTDRDIQQQEQHAQQWEAAANDPLAPTPLRDRAAALAERTRAIIHRHNTVGPTTPTEGA is encoded by the coding sequence ATGACCGTCGCCCACAACCACGCACCCGCACTCGATCACGAGCGGCCCGTCGAGGACACTGTCGTGCTGGGCGCCAGAACCATCCGGTCCGGGACCGACCCTGCGACGCTGTCGCTGTTCGATGACAAGATCTGGCACCTCAAACCAGCGCACCCCGACGCCCACCTCAGGGTTCCACCGCTGCATTGGGAACGGTATCCCACCCCGATGGTGGCGGCATTCAAAGCGTTCTTCCTCGCTGCGCTGAACCATCCCTACCCTCCAGGTCCAGGATCCCAACGGCCCGGCGAGCGCGTCAGCGTCGGAACACTGCCCTACTGGTTCTATGACCTGCGGGTCTTCGCGACCTGGATGATCGACCACGGCATCTCGCAGATCTGCGAGGCCACCGACCGCGACCTGGATCTCTACCGCGCCCACGTCCACGCGTTGGCGCGCCAGGCCGGCCGCAAAGCCGATCTGCTCCAGGTCGTGCGCACGTTCTGGCTGTTCGGTGAACACCTGCCCGCCGACGCCCAGCTACGCACCGGCTATCCCTGGAACGGCACCGCCACCAAGGACCTCGTCCCAGGGACATCGACCGGGTTCGAGAACAAGACCCCGCGCATCGCCGCCGACACCATGGAGACGCTGCTGGCCTGGGCGCTGCGCATGGCCGAAGTCCTCGGCCCCGACATCCTCGCCGCACGCCTCGAACAACGCAGCCTCGACAACGGCGATCACCCCTCGCAAGCCGACTACACCGGAACCCTCGGCCGGCGACTGCCGATCCTGCTCGACCGGCTGCGCGCCGACGGCGCGTGCCTGCCAGGCAAACCCGGTGGCGGAATCAACTTCGGTGCCGTGCTCCGCATGGTCGCCATCCCCGAGGACAAGCGCGGGGGAATCACCCCGAGCCAGAAACGGATGCTCGAGCAATCCGGCATTCCAGTCGCCGACGACACCTACCTCGGCTGTGTCACCGGCACTATCGACGGTCGGCCCTGGAGAAGCCGACCGATCACCGTCGCGGAGCTGCCCACGCTGGTCCGGCTGCTCTACGCCGCGTGTTTCACCGTCGTGTGCTACCTGTCCGGGCTTCGTCCGGGTGAAGCTCTAAATCTGACCCGCGGTTGCCGCGACCGCGATCCCGATACCGGTGAACTGCTGATCATTGGCCGCCGCGGCAAAGGCTTCGACCGCAATCCCCTCGCGCCCGACGACAAGCCCGACAGCCGTCCCTGGGTTGTCGTCGAGCCCGTCCATGCGGCCATCGGCATCCTCGAAAGTCTGGACACGCAGCGGTATCTGTTCCCTGCCAGCGCGCACAGCGCCCACGCCGCCCGACCGAACGAGCACAACGCCAGATCCACCGCGATGATCGCCCGCGACATCGAGGACTTCGTGGCCTGGGTCAACGCGACATTCCACCACGGCGACAGCGCCCCACCGATCCCACCCGACCCGACCAAACACCTGCACGCCACGCGTTTCCGACGCACCCTCGCCTACCTCATCGTTCGCCGCCCCCGCGGACTCATCGCCGCCGCACTGCAATACGGGCACGTCAGCACCAAAATCACCACCAACTACGCCGGGCGGTCCGACACCTCATGGACCAACGACTTAGCTGTCGCACGGCTGGAAATGGTGCTGGAACAGATCGACGACGACACCTTCCGCCTCGCTGCCGGGGAACACATCTCCGGGCCATCCGCAGACCACTACCGCGACCGCGTCCACCACGGGACACGCTTCGCGGGCAGGGTCATCACCGGTGTCCGAAACGCCGAACGGATTCTGGCCCAACTGGACCCGAACATCCATCACGGCGACGGCATGACCTGCGTCTGGCGGCCCGAGACCGCGGCCTGCCGACAGGCCAAACTCGATGTCGGACTCCCCGCCGGCGACCAGCCCGACGAGACCGACTGCCGGTCCCACTGCGCAAACCTCGCCTTCACCGACCGCGACATCCAGCAGCAAGAACAACACGCACAGCAATGGGAAGCCGCTGCCAACGACCCGTTGGCTCCTACACCGCTGCGGGATCGGGCCGCCGCGCTGGCCGAGCGGACACGCGCAATCATTCACCGCCACAACACCGTTGGACCAACCACACCTACGGAAGGGGCCTGA
- a CDS encoding DUF2933 domain-containing protein: MSLSMCLNKKVLIGLAAVAIGLFAFRPGWAVAALPVLILAVCPLSMIFMMRGMKGHDANAAAPGNGASPQSAGTPTASEIDRSQQIADLQSELRRLKAIDARQGSDPYRPAGDLSEDAADPRS; the protein is encoded by the coding sequence ATGTCCTTGTCGATGTGCCTGAACAAGAAAGTCCTCATCGGCCTCGCCGCCGTAGCGATCGGCCTGTTCGCCTTCCGGCCGGGGTGGGCGGTGGCGGCGCTTCCGGTACTGATTCTGGCCGTCTGCCCACTCAGCATGATCTTCATGATGCGCGGCATGAAAGGCCACGACGCCAACGCAGCAGCTCCCGGCAACGGCGCGAGTCCCCAGTCCGCCGGCACTCCCACCGCGTCGGAGATCGACCGCAGCCAGCAGATCGCGGACCTCCAAAGTGAGCTGCGGCGCCTCAAGGCCATCGACGCCAGGCAGGGTTCTGATCCTTACCGGCCGGCCGGCGACCTGTCCGAGGACGCCGCCGACCCGCGTTCCTGA
- a CDS encoding anti-sigma factor family protein has product MSVATPSPSCDSFRELLAVYVIGALEPEQASEVRTHLGTCSACEAEQVELAQIVAFLDAIRRAWPDPPWIAERPASPMPPSKGMA; this is encoded by the coding sequence ATGTCCGTAGCCACCCCGTCGCCAAGCTGCGACTCGTTTCGCGAACTGCTCGCGGTATACGTCATCGGTGCCCTCGAACCTGAACAAGCAAGTGAGGTCCGCACCCATCTTGGAACCTGCTCCGCGTGTGAGGCCGAGCAGGTCGAGCTCGCGCAGATAGTGGCCTTTCTCGACGCCATCCGCAGAGCCTGGCCCGATCCGCCGTGGATCGCAGAACGACCGGCGTCACCGATGCCGCCTTCGAAAGGAATGGCTTGA
- the fxlM gene encoding methyltransferase, FxLD system, with protein sequence MNEIHEDEATLRSAMLERLAAMRGAPLAGNVADAMMVVPRHVFVPEAPLSEAYGLGVVVTHWDGQGVPTSSASAPGTVAGMLEQAQVLPGQRVLEVGAGTGYNAALLAHLVGLSGSVTTIEYDADVADAAQRHLAAYGVDRVRVVTGDGTLGAAEDGPFDRILVTAGAWDVAPAWVEQLAPDGRVVLPLRLRGLTRVVAFERDGAGLRSVSVIEDGFIPMKGIGAMPEKNVRLGVGPDLTLRIDDAQPVEPALLQVLDSDPALEWTDVVAPWAWTPEQDFWLATLPGFCRVFVNAEAVAKLRVPPAKDPWGAWGVYSSASLAYLCSRQVGGTDQMPMLQVGACGFGPDGAGLAQLLAARVRLWQEQAAGVELTIEARPLSATPLPGEDRALLVVDKVDHVFAVTAISTNTSSRSSATAT encoded by the coding sequence GTGAATGAGATACACGAGGATGAAGCAACCTTGCGGTCTGCGATGCTGGAGCGGCTGGCGGCAATGCGGGGCGCTCCACTGGCCGGCAATGTGGCCGACGCGATGATGGTGGTGCCGCGGCATGTGTTCGTGCCGGAGGCGCCGTTGTCGGAGGCATACGGGTTGGGCGTGGTGGTGACGCACTGGGACGGGCAGGGTGTGCCGACCAGTTCGGCCTCCGCACCGGGCACTGTTGCAGGGATGCTGGAACAGGCGCAGGTGCTACCGGGGCAGCGGGTGCTGGAGGTCGGTGCTGGGACCGGCTACAACGCCGCGTTGTTGGCCCATCTCGTCGGACTATCGGGCTCGGTCACCACTATCGAGTACGACGCCGATGTCGCGGATGCTGCGCAGAGGCACCTGGCTGCCTACGGAGTGGACCGGGTCCGGGTTGTGACTGGTGACGGCACGCTGGGTGCGGCCGAGGACGGTCCGTTCGACCGGATCCTGGTGACGGCCGGGGCGTGGGATGTGGCGCCGGCCTGGGTCGAGCAACTCGCGCCCGACGGACGTGTGGTTCTGCCGTTGCGTCTCCGTGGCCTGACGCGGGTGGTCGCGTTCGAGCGGGACGGGGCGGGGCTGCGGAGCGTGTCCGTGATCGAGGACGGGTTCATCCCGATGAAAGGCATCGGCGCGATGCCGGAGAAGAATGTCCGGCTCGGTGTTGGCCCAGATCTGACGCTGCGGATCGATGATGCGCAGCCTGTGGAGCCGGCGCTTCTACAGGTCCTGGACAGCGATCCGGCATTGGAGTGGACGGATGTCGTGGCGCCGTGGGCGTGGACGCCTGAGCAGGACTTCTGGCTGGCTACGTTGCCTGGCTTCTGCCGCGTGTTTGTCAACGCAGAGGCCGTTGCGAAGTTGCGGGTTCCTCCAGCGAAGGATCCGTGGGGTGCGTGGGGCGTCTACTCGAGTGCATCGCTGGCCTATTTGTGCTCACGGCAGGTCGGCGGGACGGATCAGATGCCGATGCTGCAGGTCGGTGCGTGCGGATTCGGCCCTGACGGTGCCGGCCTAGCGCAGCTGCTCGCCGCGCGGGTTCGGCTATGGCAGGAGCAGGCGGCGGGGGTGGAGCTGACGATCGAGGCACGGCCACTGTCCGCCACGCCGCTTCCCGGCGAGGACAGGGCACTGTTGGTCGTCGACAAGGTCGACCATGTGTTCGCCGTGACCGCGATCTCGACGAACACATCCTCGAGGTCTAGCGCGACGGCAACCTGA
- a CDS encoding MFS transporter, whose amino-acid sequence MTSRPAPQPGPDSAEPKATYRDVFAVAEFRALWFAQLASVAGDQLARVALAVLVFDRTGSAGLSALTYALTFLPDLVAGPLLSGLADRFSRRRVMIVCDLVRMVLVAMMAIPGTPLWLLCVLLVVVQLFASPFQAARAALLPAILTGEQYVRSSAISNITSQFAQVAGFVAGGALVAALGTPQTLLVDAATFAVSAALVGFGIRDYPLDGDPAHRPAWLAQITAGARLVWQDRRLRYLVMLASLMGFYITVEGLAAPYAAALPEGPVTGAVAVGVLLAANPAGAVTGMLLLTRQDPALRIRLIRPLAFGSCAPLIGCVFQPGLVVTVLLWFLSGLCSAYQLQANVMFVQSVPDAQRGQAFGLARTVMIVAQGVGILLAGVAADRWRPAYVVAAAGVLGVIAAAGAATGFTRAQRAYTPA is encoded by the coding sequence GTGACCAGCAGGCCCGCCCCACAGCCCGGCCCGGATTCAGCAGAGCCGAAGGCGACTTACCGTGACGTGTTCGCGGTCGCGGAGTTCCGTGCGTTGTGGTTCGCGCAGCTGGCTTCCGTGGCCGGTGATCAGCTTGCCCGGGTGGCGTTGGCGGTGCTGGTGTTCGACCGAACCGGTTCGGCCGGGCTGTCGGCGTTGACCTACGCTTTGACGTTCTTGCCCGACCTCGTGGCGGGACCGCTGCTGTCAGGGCTGGCCGATCGGTTCTCGCGCCGCCGCGTGATGATCGTGTGCGACCTGGTTCGGATGGTATTGGTCGCGATGATGGCAATCCCTGGTACACCGTTGTGGCTGCTGTGCGTGCTGCTGGTCGTGGTCCAGTTGTTCGCCTCGCCGTTCCAGGCAGCCCGGGCCGCGCTGCTGCCGGCGATCTTGACCGGTGAGCAGTACGTGCGTTCCAGTGCGATCTCGAACATCACCTCGCAGTTCGCGCAGGTGGCCGGTTTCGTTGCCGGTGGCGCCCTTGTGGCCGCGCTCGGCACGCCACAGACGCTGCTGGTCGACGCGGCCACCTTCGCTGTATCGGCTGCGCTGGTGGGCTTCGGGATCCGCGATTACCCCTTGGACGGTGACCCGGCGCATCGGCCGGCCTGGCTGGCCCAGATCACTGCGGGTGCACGACTGGTCTGGCAGGACCGGCGCCTGCGGTATCTGGTGATGCTGGCGTCGTTGATGGGGTTTTACATCACCGTCGAAGGACTCGCTGCCCCGTACGCTGCGGCACTGCCCGAGGGCCCTGTCACGGGCGCGGTCGCGGTGGGAGTGCTGCTGGCGGCGAACCCTGCCGGTGCGGTGACGGGCATGCTGCTGCTGACTCGGCAGGATCCGGCGCTCCGGATCCGGCTGATTCGTCCGCTGGCGTTCGGGTCGTGCGCGCCGTTGATTGGCTGTGTCTTCCAGCCGGGCCTGGTGGTGACGGTGCTGCTGTGGTTCCTATCCGGGCTGTGCTCGGCCTACCAGCTGCAGGCGAACGTGATGTTCGTGCAGAGCGTCCCGGACGCACAGCGAGGCCAGGCGTTCGGCCTGGCCCGCACCGTGATGATCGTGGCGCAGGGGGTCGGGATCCTGCTGGCCGGGGTGGCGGCGGACCGGTGGCGGCCCGCCTATGTGGTTGCTGCGGCCGGCGTGCTCGGGGTGATCGCCGCGGCTGGTGCGGCCACGGGTTTCACCCGGGCACAGCGTGCGTACACGCCGGCCTGA
- a CDS encoding SHOCT domain-containing protein, with amino-acid sequence MNEMMGSGTNDRLLWALIAITILALAVLTTYRLARRPITAEPTPRIQPPEEVLRRRYAEGEIDEDEYLKRQAGLR; translated from the coding sequence ATGAACGAGATGATGGGCAGCGGTACGAACGACCGACTGCTGTGGGCACTGATCGCGATCACGATCCTTGCGCTCGCCGTACTGACGACCTACCGGTTGGCGCGTCGCCCGATCACCGCTGAGCCGACACCGCGCATCCAGCCTCCCGAGGAAGTGCTCCGCCGGCGCTATGCCGAGGGTGAGATCGACGAGGATGAGTACCTGAAGCGTCAAGCCGGTCTCCGTTAA